The genomic interval AGCAGCGCCAGCAACACCAGGCTTGGCAGTCTCAGGCTCAATCCCATGCCTTTAGGCTACCGAAGCAATCTGAAGGAGGGCTGAACTGCCTTCCAACCTCGGTTAACTAAAGAGCAGAGCTCGCACCGGGGCGAAGGTCTTACGGTGGACCGGCGAGGGACCCAGGCGGCGCAAGCTCTCCCGATGCAGCGCGGTGCCGTAGCCTTTGTGGGTGGCAAAGCCGTAGCCGGGATACTGCGCCTCCAGCTCGAGCATATGCCGGTCCCGCGCCACCTTGGCCAAGATACTCGCCGCTGCCACGGTAGGGCTATCCCGATCCGCCTTGGGCGGGCAGCGGAACAAGCAAGCAGGACCCCGCCACTCCCGCTCGAGCCGAAGGCAATCTGTGAGCAAGGCATCGGGCAACAGCGGCAAACCCTCGAGGGCTCGCCGCGCGGCCAGATGGGTGGCTTTGAGGATCCCCA from Meiothermus sp. Pnk-1 carries:
- a CDS encoding ribonuclease HII codes for the protein MRSEGEFPPLERDWWEAGLRVAGVDEAGRGAWAGPVVAGAVVLRRGEYPFRDSKTLSARQREALEARVKAVALGWGVGFAEVDEIERLGILKATHLAARRALEGLPLLPDALLTDCLRLEREWRGPACLFRCPPKADRDSPTVAAASILAKVARDRHMLELEAQYPGYGFATHKGYGTALHRESLRRLGPSPVHRKTFAPVRALLFS